A window from Fragaria vesca subsp. vesca linkage group LG5, FraVesHawaii_1.0, whole genome shotgun sequence encodes these proteins:
- the LOC101313612 gene encoding uncharacterized protein LOC101313612: MDVRRIVVVVEDVEAARTALKWALQNLIRFGDFITLLHVFPSSRSKNKNKTRLLRLKGFRLALSFKDICDSFPNTKVEMVVTEGDDEGKKIAAMVREIGASELVLGLHDHSFLYKLAMAQGSNIANNFMNCRVLAIKQPPSSPLKINKGSAPTAATPVLDSSTNLDFSQIDVAGLQIPDVPPPKIPYKICPNPYAIIWKSRRGRRRNSRK; this comes from the exons ATGGATGTGAGGAGAATAGTAGTGGTAGTTGAAGATGTTGAAGCAGCAAGAACAGCTCTGAAATGGGCACTCCAAAACCTCATTCGATTTGGGGACTTCATTACTCTTCTCCATGTCTTCCCAAGTTCAAGGTCCAAGAACAAGAACAAAACCAGGCTTCTGAGATTGAAAGGGTTCAGACTTGCCCTCTCTTTCAAGGACATCTGCGACTCCTTCCCCAAT ACAAAGGTTGAAATGGTTGTGACAGAAGGAGATGATGAAGGGAAGAAGATTGCAGCAATGGTGAGGGAGATTGGGGCTTCTGAGCTCGTTCTTGGACTCCATGATCACAGCTTTCTCTACAA GTTGGCAATGGCCCAAGGCAGCAATATTGCAAACAACTTCATGAATTGCAGAGTCCTAGCCATCAAGCAACCACCTTCTTCACCATTGAAGATCAACAAGGGCAGTGCTCCTACTGCAGCAACACCAGTCTTGGACAGTTCAACCAACTTAGACTTTTCGCAGATTGATGTCGCCGGTTTACA GATTCCTGATGTGCCTCCACCAAAAATTCCATACAAAATCTGCCCAAACCCTTATGCCATCATCTGGAAATCAAGGAGGGGAAGAAGAAGGAACTCAAGGAAGTAG